The following are from one region of the Arachis duranensis cultivar V14167 chromosome 10, aradu.V14167.gnm2.J7QH, whole genome shotgun sequence genome:
- the LOC127742393 gene encoding serine/threonine-protein phosphatase 7 long form homolog — translation MKQMQRRVKKGLVWKVDLRQWQKPQYEVASLDCILMEEQLLGYEGEMYRLDHAEHIAGRFDRVVPRILRTRRNLMTRLLEQIRPYLRRVRFEYAAYMVEFEHDWPLASALIERWRLESHTFHLLCGEMTITLQDVAYQLGLKIDSDPVSGCIGGWEQHHQGCTIEELCEKILGVVSNPDDRESQTK, via the exons ATGAAACAGATGCAACGGCGCGTGAAGAAGGGGTTAGTGTGGAAGGTGGACCTACGACAATGGCAAAAGCCGCAGTATGAAGTCGCAAGCTTgg atTGTATTTTGATGGAGGAGCAGTTATTGGGTTATGAGGGTGAGATGTACCGATTGGACCATGCAGAGCACATTGCTGGCAGGTTCGATCGAGTG GTGCCTCGGATCTTGCGCACCAGGAGGAATTTGATGACACGGCTGCTGGAGCAGATTAGGCCATATCTCAGACGAGTCAGGTTTGAGTATGCGGCCTATATGGTCGAGTTCGAGCACGATTGGCCACTTGCCTCGGCTTTGATAGAAAGGTGGAGACTTGAGTCCCACACGTTTCATTTACTGTGCGGAGAGATGACTATCACCCTGCAGGACGTGGCCTATCAGTTGGGACTCAAGATCGACAGTGATCCTGTGAGTGGATGCATTGGTGGGTGGGAGCAGCACCATCAGGGATGCACCATCGAGGAGTTATGTGAGAAGATTCTGGGTGTTGTTTCCAACCCAGACGACAGAGAGTCACAGACGAAGTAG
- the LOC107470627 gene encoding pentatricopeptide repeat-containing protein At3g09650, chloroplastic, translating to MNGILQPLPSSSQTTSPPPLASYSSKPYPFPYTFPSPFKFPTTCSSLACTPSTTTITTKLTHLTTTAESQDQNLLYLLRQRKTEEAWELYSNLQHLPNSTCLSRLVSQLSFQKTISGLKRAQSIVTRLRHERQLHRLDANCLGLLAVAASNAGHTLYAASVLKSMLRSGYLPNVKXXXXXXXXXXXXXXXXXXXXXXXXXFKGVTRRLRKLSSGGVVAAASMPDTAAFNAVLNACANLGDSNMFLQVFNEMPQYDVVPDAFSYNILMKLCCRTGRKHLLVYVLERILQLGIPFCVTTLHCIVASYVDLGDLETAERLVQAMREGRRDLSRIIRELNLEQLNESDDNDADVDVENAFAKLLPNFMESNSCNDLPVLPKAYAPNTRMYTTLMKGYMKAGRVTDTVRMLEAMRRQDDAGSHPDHVSYTTVVSALVKAGYMDRARQVLAEMMRIGVAANRITYNVLLKGYCNQFQIDKARELIKEMVDDRGIQPDVVSYNILIDGCILVDDSAGALGFFNEMRTRGIAPTKISYTTLMKAFAFSGQPKLAHKVFDEMLNDPRVKVDVIAWNMLVEGYCRLGLVEEAKKVIQKMKDEGFHPDVGTYGSFANGIALARRPGEALLLWNEVKERWEMVKKGSKHNSCVPPLKPDEGLLDTLADICVRAAFFRKALEIVACMEENGISPNKTKFTRIYVEMHSRMFTSKHASRARQDRRIERRRAAEAFKFWLGLPNSYYGSEWRLEPIEGYDDTAAS from the exons ATGAACGGAATACTACAACCTCTTCCTTCATCATCACAAACAACCTCACCTCCTCCTCTTGCTTCTTATTCCTCTAAACCATACCCATTCCCTTACACTTTCCCTTCTCCTTTCAAATTCCCCACCACGTGCTCCTCCCTCGCGTGCACcccctccaccaccaccatcaccaccaaGCTCACACACCTCACAACCACAGCCGAAAGCCAAGACCAGAACCTTCTCTATCTCTTACGTCAGAGAAAAACAGAAGAAGCATGGGAACTGTACTCTAATCTCCAACACCTTCCAAATTCAACATGTTTGAGTCGCTTAGTTTCTCAGCTTTCTTTTCAGAAAACCATTTCGGGGCTCAAGCGCGCCCAGTCTATTGTCACGCGCCTCCGACATGAACGCCAGCTCCACCGCCTCGATGCCAACTGCCTCGGACTCCTTGCTGTCGCCGCCTCCAATGCCGGTCACACGCTCTACGCCGCCTCCGTCCTCAAGTCCATGCTCCGTTCCGGCTACCTCCCTAACGTCAAGNNNNNNNNNNNNNNNNNNNNNNNNNNNNNNNNNNNNNNNNNNNNNNNNNNNNNNNNNNNNNNNNNNNNNNNNNNTTTCAAGGGCGTCACCCGCCGCCTTCGAAAACTCTCCAGTGGCGGTGTAGTTGCCGCAGCATCAATGCCTGACACCGCCGCATTCAATGCGGTGCTTAATGCCTGTGCCAATTTGGGTGACTCTAACATGTTCTTGCAGGTGTTCAATGAAATGCCTCAGTACGACGTCGTACCTGATGCGTTCAGTTACAACATTTTGATGAAGCTGTGTTGTAGAACTGGTAGGAAGCACTTGCTTGTTTATGTTTTGGAGAGGATTCTTCAATTAGGGATTCCGTTTTGTGTCACAACTTTGCATTGCATTGTTGCCTCTTATGTTGATCTTGGCGATTTAGAAACTGCTGAGAGATTGGTTCAAGCAATGAGGGAAGGAAGAAGGGATCTTTCTAGGATAATAAGG gagttgaatttaGAACAATTAAATGAGAGTGATGATAATGATGCCGACGTTGACGTTGAGAATGCTTTTGCGAAATTGCTTCCGAATTTCATGGAATCTAACAGTTGCAATGATTTGCCGGTTTTGCCAAAAGCTTATGCTCCAAATACTAGAATGTACACCACCCTGATGAAGGGTTATATGAAGGCTGGGAGGGTTACTGATACTGTGAGGATGCTAGAGGCAATGCGCCGGCAGGACGATGCTGGTAGCCATCCTGATCATGTTTCTTATACCACGGTGGTTTCGGCACTTGTGAAGGCTGGTTACATGGACAGGGCACGGCAAGTTCTTGCTGAAATGATGAGGATTGGCGTGGCGGCAAATCGGATAACATATAATGTTCTTCTTAAGGGTTATTGCAATCAATTTCAGATAGATAAAGCAAGAGAGTTGATTAAGGAGATGGTTGATGATAGAGGTATTCAGCCTGATGTTGTGTCCTATAATATACTCATTGATGGGTGCATATTGGTTGATGACAGTGCTGGGGCTCTCGGCTTCTTCAATGAAATGAGAACAAGAGGGATAGCTCCCACCAAGATTAGTTACACGACTTTGATGAAAGCTTTCGCATTCTCTGGTCAGCCGAAGCTGGCTCACAAGGTCTTCGATGAAATGTTGAATGATCCTCGAGTGAAGGTGGATGTGATCGCATGGAACATGTTGGTCGAAGGATATTGTAGGTTGGGTTTGGTTGAAGAAGCAAAGAAAGTGATTCAAAAGATGAAGGACGAGGGGTTCCACCCTGATGTGGGAACTTACGGAAGCTTTGCAAATGGAATCGCATTGGCAAGAAGGCCAGGAGAGGCACTTTTGCTTTGGAATGAAGTGAAGGAGAGGTGGGAGATGGTAAAAAAAGGTTCGAAACATAATTCTTGTGTTCCTCCATTGAAGCCAGATGAAGGGCTTTTGGATACCTTGGCTGATATATGTGTGAGGGCTGCATTCTTTAGAAAGGCTTTGGAGATTGTGGCTTGCATGGAAGAAAATGGTATATCTCCAAACAAGACCAAGTTTACTAGAATCTATGTGGAGATGCACTCAAGAATGTTCACGAGCAAGCATGCTTCAAGGGCAAGGCAAGACAGGAGAATAGAGAGGAGAAGGGCAGCCGAGGCTTTTAAGTTTTGGCTTGGGTTGCCAAATTCTTATTATGGAAGTGAGTGGAGGTTAGAACCTATTGAGGGCTATGATGATACCGCCGCCTCATAG